In the genome of Carya illinoinensis cultivar Pawnee chromosome 13, C.illinoinensisPawnee_v1, whole genome shotgun sequence, the window aaaaaaaaaaaaaaaaaaaaaaaaaaaaaaaaaaaaggtgataaAGACAACATATGGGATAAAATAAACCTACAAGCTTGATTCCGTGATTCGAACGGTCATTTTTCACATTTCTAAAAATGGTTAAAAGATTTTAACGTTAGGAGCATGCGCACCTTTTGAAATCGATAACTACACTTACACCTAGATGGGGACACACCATAAGAAAACTTCTTAGTTTTGACTAATTATTTCTTACAAAAATGATTACTTTTTACTCAAATGAGTTTGTTTTGGTTACAAATAATAATTCTCGTTGCATATAATTTATTacaaatggtcatttttcttgtagtgacaatATCACATATTTTCCTTTACGCCAAATTTGAATTCCTCTCTTAAATGTATGGGTTCTTCTATAATAGCATTACACCACACGTAGAAGTCTTTTGCCAAGATGCAAACTTGGTTGCGCctccttttttctctctcttgtaaAAAATTAAGGATTTTAGACTTGATTTTCACTAGAAGGGGAGAAGGCATCGGCTTTTTCCTCCTCCCTGTCCTTCCCTTCATCCTCTATTCACCCACCTTTCCAATCAAGGTTTCTtttccttagttttattttactttcttcaaagtaaaaaaagaaaagaaaaagacaggTCTACAGCTTTCCGACAACTTATGAGATACACACACAGTACAAGCAGATTCACAGATAAAAAATCGTTGAGAGAAAAGTTGTAGTTTTGCAAAAATCACTACACATGATTCTCACGCGCCACCCCTTCTCAACACACACGCTAGATCATCGAACTTGCCACCATTAAACCTTTCAGATCTAACCTTTGTGAGTGAAAAGAGATAAGTGTGTTGCCTTCACATTTCGTCACAGATTTTGAAGTGCATTAGAGTTGGTTCAAACGGTAATCCGTCCTTTTTCGCATATATCTTACTGTTTTCATTTTGGtttccttatttttaatttttaaaaaaaaaaattcgtctCTCAAATATTTGTTTATAAAGGTTAAGTCTGATCTTTCTACGAAGGGTGAGATTGAATCTCTGTTTAGGCAAACAGTATCGTCTCATGGGCATTTGTCTATAGAGAGTATCAACAATAGCGAAGaccaaaccaatcacaaaataaaattgtgtACTGTTGGAGTtccaaatgcattattttagtttattatatcatatttgaTATGTGGACATCCCAAAATGTGTTCAGTCATGAATGTAAATTTCTCTGATGAATGAATGATAAcagtttccattaaaaaaaaaaaaaaaaagatcttttACCAAGCatcaaatttgtatttttttccaactaaagtaaggttgtgtttggttcTTAGACCAAACTCAACTCATATCAAACCAATCATTAATGAGACtcattattactttttcaacttcatataaaaaaatattaaactcatttcagcctattttatatattttaacttaaaaaattaaattcatcttaatctaaaaaatttaaatatatcttaataagatttacaaaatattattatttataattcaactcaatttaTCTCAACATGCCAAGGTAACTTAAAACGCATATTCTTTATAAATGTTGTTGGCTCTTTTCTTGGGTCTCTGGGCAGTTTTGTGCCTTTCATGGCAAGGATATAatcttctctctcctttctcgaCAAACCAATGTAAATCTTGGGCCACTCAAAACTCCATTTCATTGCAATGACATcatcttttttctcctttaattttgaatttttctgttgaaaccctaacccaaaAATTCCTTCCCCACTTTCCCCTCTTTCTGCAATCTTGCATAGAGTTTCTCAAGCTCAAAATCCTTGATATCAACTTCTTCTCCATCACCTAACCATGCTCATAGCTTTATCTAAATCCTTTCTTTTGATATTTGATGGCAGCTCTAAATGCCAATATAGAATATACAGACCATACAAATGAAAATGGACCCAGtaaataaagtaatgaaaagtTTTAGCTTTTTCAACAAAGCAAAAGTATTTCCCAAGCAAAATAAGAAGACGGAAGAAAGAATTCTATTTTCGTGGCATTGGTTACATTTTGATGATCAAGGAAAATGATAACCTTTAGAACTGAAGTTTTCACTCCGCATCCTTCAAAAGTTTGGGTATGGGATTTTCGCGAGAAAGAGGAAAAGCAATATAATAcaagagataaaatatttttttttatttatttaagatctcaattgtaatattatatgtttaatgtgacacaaaaatatctagattttacataaaatataataaactatcgtacatattataattaaagatGAAATTCTAAAAAATCACTTAATAGTTATTATGAAGaaattaaattctaaatatttcattatacaaataacaatatactagtattattttataaaaaattattttcaaaaatatgaaacatatattaagttgtTGTAGCAAATTATCTAgctctaattttatatatggtaatatttttatgattttttaatctccttttattttatataaatataaaatatgtcaCACAATAAAAAAAGTCACCCCCAAAAGAAATTGCTGGTCCACCACTGCACAGGCTCAACGATGGTGCCAGAGTGGGGCTATGTGCTGCGTCAAAAAACCGAGAGCAGCAATGAAGCATGAGACTTCATAATTGAGAAGGCTATAGATACATACTAATATTGGTGTTGGTCAAGTTGGATCCTAGGGTTAGGTTCAAGAATCATTCTCATGTGGATGGATGACGATTTGAGATTTTACTTCCACGGGTCTTGGTTCTAGTTCCCCCAAATATTTACGATTGGGTTTGACGTATGGGTCTTAGGTTACTATTCTAGCCCAATTTCATCCCAACCAATTATAAACccaataatttaagaaaaattctaaacaacaTACGATTTGATTTTCTACCTCACAATGTAATTTGGTTCCTGTCACAGTTCAGCTGATCCAGAACACTAACATTACCACAAGACCAGTTATATCTTCCATACATCTCTCCTTCTTCGATCCTCTCCCATCTCGACTTCAACGAGCTCACCACTGCCGCACCCTCTCTTTTCTACTCCACCGCCTACATGAACTAATCCAGTCCCTACGCTCTCTTCGCTCCCTCCGAATATTCCTACATCTCTTGCTCCATCCAACCACCTCCAAAAATACATTattcttggcctcaccattgGCTATCTCCGGAAGCTTTGCTTTCAGTATCAGGATTGAGAGGTTGAGCCCAAGCCGATGCATCACCTCCAAAAGGTCAAGGAACGGTTTCTACACAATGTTTGTTTCTCTCAATTTTGTTTGGTTGCTAAGACAAATTGAGAGAAACAGTGTACTTGTTTAGCTTCTTAGAAATTgggaaacaaattaaattctggtattaggtttttttttttttttttttttccccagccGTAACAAGTAAAGTTCAATGTTTGTAAAAAGCCAACTGTTTCTAGacttttgtttggttgatgaGATCGAAAGATTGAGACAAAGTGTACTGCATGGTTTCTAGTGCATCAGGGGAGACTAAAATGGAGGAGAAGATTTTCCCATGCATTttgtattaagaaaaaaaaaaaaaaaagaagaagaagaagaactgataataaatgaataatattaataattctcTAAATTGTAATGAGGGTTACAGAGTAATCTTTTTATTCATAGAATCAGATTCTATAGAGTAAATTAACTTTTGTAACTCCTTACTCGGGTCTGACATTTCGAATAATCAATTtccattaaatttatctcaaggGAATGTTTTATAGTCCAACTTGACACAATGAAAGTAACTCATCATTATCTTTACCAGCGAGTATAATTATTTCATAGCgagtataattaaaatatatgtcgTTATGAATCAATTATCATTCCCACTCGTGGAGTACACAACAATTCTATCGGTCTCATTCCATTCATTTCCattgcattttcttttattatttcatcCCTTCAATTTCCATCATTCATTTATAAACTTACAAACGGAGCCATTATTAAGAAGAGAAGTGATACAAAAATAAACCTACAAACTAACTTTATTTTCATATGATCTAGTCTCCTTTACAATAAGaggaaatttaatatttaacgTACCACATTAACTACATCGGTTCGCAAGTTGACTTTTGTAAAAACCATGTGGTTCAAAAcatttctcaattcaaaatatcGCCAATCATTTTCCCTGACCACCCCATTTATATTCATAACCAATTCCTAAATATTCAAGTCTTCAATTCAAATTGAGCATGATCAACAAACCCAACTAAAAAATTTTGGTTGCATTCAAGCTGATATGACGGAAATAGGTTGGAAGAATTGAGTAAAACCCAACCACTACAAGAGAGAAGAAGCTTGGATTGATTAAGAAAATTGGGCAAATTAAACCCTAGTTTTCTTTGTAGATAATTTCATACAGGACTTGTGAAAAATCCTAGGTATTGGTAGCTTTAGTTGTCAAGCCAAATCCAAAAGGAAATAAAGGGTCATAATGTGAGTCACCAATATTCATTGGGAGCTGGTCCACTGTCTTGAACCACGTACGAGCGAGCTTGCCAGTGAATCCATAGTCACCAAATAATAAGTCAGCAACGCCTTGACCTTCAGTTCCAGGAAGCCAAGCAGCAACAAGTGCATCAATCTTTGCCAGGTAGGGCTGGATCACAACAGGGCGGCCAGAGATCACTACCACAACGCACTTGACAGCCCCACACACATTGTTTATAGTGCTTGGCCCTGGTTCTGGTATAGTTAGATTGAAGCTATCGCCATACATTTCTGCATACGAGGGCTCACCCACAACAACAATGGCGACTGAAAATTTGTTGGACTGGACAAATCCTGCATCAGGGTTCTCACTGTAGACAACCTGGGTAGTAGGATCAACTGTATTTTTCAAGGCATTCAGAATTGTCGTACCTGTTTATGCAAATGTAAATAGCTTCTCAAACGGACTGGTCAAAAATCTTACTTCTGTCAAATAACACCCCACCAACAGAAAATCTTACTTCTGTCAAAAATCACAGAAGCATGCGGAATGTATAGATATTTACAAAATCATACCAATAGTGAGTTCATTGCCACTACGGCCCTGCCACTCAATCGTCCAGCCTCCGCATTGATAGCCCAAGTTGTCAGCATGACTACCGGCAACTAGTATCTTTAGCGTTTTCTTGGGGAGGGGAAGCAAGGGCTTGTCAGCAGATTTTCCATTCTTTAATAGTACAAGTGATTTTCGTACAGCCTCCCTTGCCAATTCTCTATGTTCCTGCCCAAGTGAGACTTTTGATTAGACACCAAAAGTATTTGACAAAACACAGATGAAGAGTATTCAAGTCATCTTAAGACAATAAATCTGAGAACAGACCTTATTACCGAGTTGGCTGACAAGACTGAGATCAGCTAGTGGATTCTCAAAGAGTCCCATGACAAATTTAACCCTCAAGATTCTCTTCACAGCATCATCGATCCTGCTCATTGGGATAATATTGTTCTTCACCTGATTGGTTAGCTCATCAATGAACACTGTAAAGTCGTATGGGACCATGATCTGCAAAACAGGTACAAACATTtgagaatgaaaaaagaaaaacatatattCCCCCCTCACATGCTTGAGATCAAGGAACATAATACTAACGTTGACTGACCATGTCAATTCCAGCACTAACTCCAGCTTGAACAGAGTATGAATAGTTAGCATGAGGAGGGGAGGTAATCCTGTCAATACCCTGCCAATCTGAGATGACAAAACCCTGAAACACAGCCACTTGCACCTTCAATGTTTCATATCAACTGAACAATTTGACAACCAAGCTAAGTGTTGAATTGGTTTTTGTTACCTTGAACTTTAGTTTTCCCTTTAGGAAACCAGAGACAAGATCACCATTAGCATGCATCTTCTTCCCATTCCAGCTTGAGTACGATATCATGACTGTTGCAACACCCTTGCTGATGGAGTTAGCGTAAGCAGGCATGTGAATACTGAACAATCCGTTTCCATTGATCACAGTATTATTCTCATCAATGCCTTTGGTTGTGCCACCATCTCCCACAAAGTGCTTGGCACAGGCCGCAACCTTTTGTCTAGccatagtaataaataaatcaagtgAACTTGTTACAGCCAGGTTTCAAATTTCAGTGCATTTGATATGCTCAACAAAGAACCGGGTAACATGATAATTTAGAAAGGTAATCTAGCACTGGAATGGTTTTGTGAGGTATTATTCTCAGCTGCTATCATCTAAAGTAGTCAAAAGATGATGATTCAATCTTTCCTCAAAAGGTGCTTGTAGTAGCAACACAAAGGGCAAACTGGTCCTACGATAAGAACAAAGTCAAGCTCTTGCTTTGCAATCACaccaaggtttagggaaaaatgTGCAAGATTACCAAACAGTTCTCCCAACATTTTAGACTGAACTAGGCAACGCCTCTCATGAAGCCAAATAAACAATGTAGGAACATGGGAAGTTCTTAGGGGACCTAACTTTATGTTGTAGTTTGGACCACATAGATCCACCACTTGTCTAGACCAGCTAAAAAGAGTCCGAAAGAAGGAGCGTACTTATGAAACTGAAAGTCAGAAAGTATATCATATCCAATAATGCAAGCTatactaattttttcatttaagctTGATATTTAGAGAAGCATTGTCCTCCACTGGAATGAGACATAAAATTGTCCCAAAGAAACTATTCATGCATAACATGGAACAAACAGTAATATAACCACAGGAAGTTTTTCAACCCTAGACA includes:
- the LOC122292476 gene encoding beta-glucosidase BoGH3B-like, whose amino-acid sequence is MGRFSIPMMLFMLLCCLAARTEAVYVKYKDPKQPLGARVKDLMSRMTLAEKIGQMVQIERTVATPDAMKKYFIGSVLSGGGSVPAPEASAEAWVNLVNEIQKESLSTRLGIPMIYGIDAVHGHNNVYKATIFPHNVGLGVTRDPQLIKKIGDATALEVRATGIPYVFAPCIAVCRDPRWGRCYESYSEDPKIVQAMTEIIPGLQGDIPANSRKGVPFVAGKQKVAACAKHFVGDGGTTKGIDENNTVINGNGLFSIHMPAYANSISKGVATVMISYSSWNGKKMHANGDLVSGFLKGKLKFKGFVISDWQGIDRITSPPHANYSYSVQAGVSAGIDMIMVPYDFTVFIDELTNQVKNNIIPMSRIDDAVKRILRVKFVMGLFENPLADLSLVSQLGNKEHRELAREAVRKSLVLLKNGKSADKPLLPLPKKTLKILVAGSHADNLGYQCGGWTIEWQGRSGNELTIGTTILNALKNTVDPTTQVVYSENPDAGFVQSNKFSVAIVVVGEPSYAEMYGDSFNLTIPEPGPSTINNVCGAVKCVVVVISGRPVVIQPYLAKIDALVAAWLPGTEGQGVADLLFGDYGFTGKLARTWFKTVDQLPMNIGDSHYDPLFPFGFGLTTKATNT